The sequence below is a genomic window from Ovis aries strain OAR_USU_Benz2616 breed Rambouillet chromosome 19, ARS-UI_Ramb_v3.0, whole genome shotgun sequence.
TAGGACTGAGGTAGATAAAACAGCTGCAGAGTATGATTCGCATAATCAGAGCACAAGGGCATCTTAGCTCACCCTCTCCATGATCATTATGGGAGGAATGATTTCAGCTATCAGTAATTTAAGCTCTGTTTAAAAATTATGGGAACCAAAGTAAAGTAGCAGCATGGACTCAGTGTCTAAGCATTTTATCTCAAATCTAATAATTCGTAGACTGCTTTTTCTCCCCTGAGGATTATATACCCTTTTACTTTACGAAGGAACAGCTTTTGCCAGACTACACTTAGGAAGATGGATTTGTAACTTACCTTTTTGGTTTTGGGGTATTTAGATGCAGCACGGTTGACATGGGATCCAGTAACTGATACCACGGTTGGGTCAGACCCTGTTAATTGCCTGTTTTCTCCTGAACTGTCTACATTTCCAGCTTCAGTAGGAGTTACTGAGCTGTTATTTCCCCCTTCGTCCAAGGCAGCTTGTGACAACTCTGCCTGCTGTGCAATGGCCTGCTTTTGACGCTTTAGTCTTTGGGCTGAACTGGTCCGGTACCGAGAAATTCGACTCTTCGGTCGGGGCCGAGAAGGCTTTGCTGGAGGTGGTTTGGGGACTGGTTTTTCTGCAGCAATATCCTACAATAACAGCAAAGTTAACTGCTTACTAGAAATatcagcaaatattttatcccgCTTCCTATTCACTTTAAGCACTCTGAATGTTCACTGGTAAAAAAACTGAGCATTAACAAAcattaatttcaaatataatcCTTACAAAATTGATACATTTAAACCAGCCAGAAAGCCTACAGGAAGATGTCCGTTACTTCTTTTTCcaaaaagtatttataaaattgGTCAAAAGTCAGCTGAAAGTAGCCACCAAATTTTAGGTTCTTAGCAGGGAAGGTAAATCCTCCTCTGTTTTTTCCTCAGATACTGAGGTTTTAGCTTAAGGCTTAGAATTTATGGCAAAGATAGGAAAAGGAAGAGTTACTCTGAGGATCCTATGAAATGTCAGGTACATAACTATGCTACAAAGATGGCCAAAGAGAAACCATAAGATCTTTATGAATTCACCACCAACAATTTATCTGGCAGAAATTGTAGACAGTCCCATTCTAGTCTGAGAGTACCTAGTTATTCAAATTCTGTTTCCCTGATTCCACAAATCAGCTAAGTGATAAGCAAATCAGCTTATTTACTGCAAAATAAGGCAAAGCTGAAAACGCTGATTATAGCCATTCCAAAAGATAGGCAACTGATATTAACAAGAGTTATCTAAGGCCTGGAGTCTTTTAATCTTACTCCTGCTTGGGAAGACCTCCGGGTGTTCACTCCAACACTCTGTGGGTTGCTTGTGATGGCAATATTTGAAGCAGGGTTGCTAACTTCAGGTTCAGGGGCTTCAGTTTTTGTCTCCTCTCCCAAAGGAATCTCTGAGGTGGTGGCAGCAATCTCTACGTCAGAACTGCTTTGTTCCAAGGGCTGATCCCGtcgcttctttcttttctctaagtTTTCAAAAGCATGCATGATGGCTTCAACCTTCCTATCTTCCCGGGtctagaaagaaaagacattagCATAGAAGGAAGCCTCTACCAGGAGAAGACAACAGCTTTTCACAAGTATTATTAATGCAAACTGATAGACATTTATTTCAAAAGAGGTCAGctattttgaaactttttaatacaaaagaaaaatagccaTCAAAACtaatttttctctgcattttcagttaaaaaaaaaatcaagtagatTTTCTTCAGCAGCTTCTCAAGGACAAAAATAAACATGACTGATTGCAGCCATAAAGAAGAACTTTTGAATCCATTATGACTGcaggttttgttggttttttaaatgtcaagtcACACAAATGTAGGAAATTACTAAGTTAGCCCAAACAAAGATACTTTGTTTCAACAAGACAGTTTTCTTAAACCAAACTGTCAGTAAGAAACCTCTTAAACCCATCAACAGATAATAGCCACTAGAGAactgtatgtgtgtctgtctatatatgtttaatatatatgtttatatatgtgtttatatatatttatatataaactatatatgtgTTTAACTATATATAAACTTTATGTGTTTaactatatgtttaaaaaataaacataaaatctaCTCTATAGAAAAAGCCCAAATTGTGACCTAAAGGTGATGGTATAGGAacttactgaagaaataaaatgatataaattctGGAGGGGCTCACATGCCATAGGTAGAAGGAATCAGCAGTAACAAAAAATGTTAGAAGGTACCCACCCTCCTGCTATGAGCTGGGCTCTCCTGGTCATCTGcaacctcttccttctcctcttctgctttttcttctgGATTGtctatttcctttaagatagaggCAATATTCAGCTGTATTCTtaaactttaggaaaaaaatcaacccCTGGTTTTTCCCTGGGAGCTTAAAACTCTGTAGAAACAATTTCCAGTGCTTTAGTGTTACTTATATGGGGGTCACATGGTAAACACAGATGATAAATACAATTTACTGCACTGAAACCTGGTAAGTACCCAAAAGGATGCTCCTgacattgcttaaaaaaaaaaaaaaaaaaaaaagacaaaacagaatgaatgaatgcataccCACCTTGATATGAAGGGTATTAAGTGTTAACATAGATTCCCTACATAAAACAACATGTGGCAAGCTGGGATCCACTTCATATGAAGAGGATCAACACCATAGCAACATCTTCTGACCAGGGAAGATTACCTCATGGTCACTGGATACAGTTACTTTCTCAGGAACTTGCTCTGGTTGCTGGCTGTTATCCTCTTCAGGGGCCTCATTCTGCTGCTCCATCTCTAGCTCTTTCCGTCGTGCTTTTCTACGTCTTGTCTCTGCTCCGATGGTAGGTAGACTTGGAGGAGGTGGGAGCGGTGGTTCTGCAGCATTGGGATTCCTTTTTTGTATAGGGCAATTCCGGTTCCCCTTGTGACATGCACAGTCCACTTTATAATTACTGCTCCAAAGAAACAACCAAAAGTGCTTGTCTCAGTACCCTTGAAAATCAGTTATATTATCTATtcattatcttgaaattttagtATAGTAATTTCCTTTGGTACTATTTTTGAACAAGTTAAATAGAGTCATTAAGAGAGtcctataaatattttcaatattctgcATTTCTCTATATAATCCAAACTTACTCAGTGGATGGGAAAGCAAGCCCTCACTAAATTCAGTTCTCCCAACTGTCTTTGTGCTGTTTAAAGGCAGTGAATCCGTGACAGAGTCTGAAGTAGTCATACTTACCTTGTGTCTGCCTTCCCCATGTCCTCACTCTTGCCTATTGATTCCCTACTTATTATTAATACCTTTTCTTCATGCACCTGTGCCGGACATCAGTTTACTATATAGACCCTATTGCCTAAAAGGACCAAGGCAAAAGAAGCAGTCATTTTACAAAACCCATCACGTAATCATCTATGACTTACTATCTGTTTTTCTGCACTGACATATACAGCTGGATTATAGTGGATGATCTGAGTGGATGATGAGAGTTGATGAGGTGAATCTTTAGATTCTTATTCTGTGTGATAGTTGGTACAACAGCTGTGTGTGTAACAATAGATAACTACTGTAATTTCTAGGAGTGTTACATACATACTCTTTTTGTTATTCTTGCTACATAGAGGCAAAGGCCAAAACACCCTTGGTTAGAAGACTGGTAAGCAGTATCACACTATGTCTCTCTTAAAACTAAACACAACACCCTCATTCTGTCTTTCCCTCTATAATTTCTAGGCAGAAAATGCATTATTCATGAaaacaaaaggttaaaaaaaaaagaaaaaggaaatggcaaggcaCGAAAGCAGACTGAACAGAAACAACAGCTTAAAGTGTAAGACAAGGCCACTCATGTTAGGAAAGGCTGATATCTTACCAGTTACTGTACTCATAATCAAATGCTATGGTGACCTCAGCATCCTTGGTGATAGCAGACACAGCATAGATACAGAGATGAATCATCCCATCTGCAATCATGTGTCGCACCTGTGTGAACAAGGCTAATGATTATGATttatcaaaaacaacaaaaactttctgtaagaggaaaaaaaaaccttttactcAAATAATATTTCCTCACTTAGTTATGGTAGTCTGTTATTCCATTTGATACTATCATACAGTAATTGCTTGAAAATTTATGatatttcttgaaataaatttttagatGTTAGCAATCAGAGGAAGAACACTGATCTACATCTTAAAGCTATTTTCAGCTGtaccagaaaattaaaattcttagTCTATAAAAAAAGCTCTGTGAATTTTCTTGCTGTATTTAATGTGGCTGTGTTCATTATGCACCAAATAATCAACTTTAGAAATGTCTAGAATCACTCCTTCAACCTGATCACctaaaatctaaaaaatgaaaccatGCACCTTAGTTTTGGCCCAATGATAAATCTTTTGTATGACAATTCTTTAATATAACCTCACTGACTTCCTATCCAGCCTAGCTCTTTTTCTTTAGCAAATGCCaacttgcttttttgcatttttgcctTCTCTAAAGAAAATCTACTCCTTGACCTCATCCTGTCAGAATAAATAAACCATTACTTTTGATTTTCATCtcttacaatgaaatattatgagCACCATCTACAGACCTTAATCTGGAAGAAGTTTTCAGACTGTTTCTTTAGTTGATTTGTCCTTTTGGTGGTTCCATTCAAAGAGAAGTTGCTACAGAAATCTTACCTCTGCATTTGGTGTACATGATCTTCTGATGAATCGAGCATCATTACCGAAAGTACGTGCATCCACACACATCTCTACACCATTGAATTTTGAGTAGAAGAGCACAAAGGGGTATGGTCTAGGAATATAATTAAAATTCCTGTAATtctcaacagaaataaaaaggctaCCCCATGATTTCAAATATGAAGCACACGATGACAGGAGAGGCAGCAGCCCTCTGCAATGCCTGAACTTAGAAAACATCACATGCTTGTCTGCTTTTGATTAAAGAAAAAGCACAAAGCAAGGAATGCTTTGTTTAGAAAGGAGTCATCACCACTTCATAGATTAAACGACTTGCAGATTTATTTGCACTTCTCTACAAATAGCAGAGAGGCGTGAGTTTTCCTGCAAGAGCATCCTACCCACAAGGATGGCTTTTACAGCTATACTGCTGTTAGACCCACTTTAGCCCTTAATACTTAATGAATGATGTCTTACTTTTTGAAGAAATGCCCATTGACCTCAAATTGCTGCCGTAACATGACTTTGCCTCGATACTCTATTATAAGAGTGTCCAAAGCCAAATCTCTTGCAGCCCTCAGGATCTTCCGGTGCTTCTGAACACGAGTGACTCTTCCCAATTGTAGCTAAATAAAATCAGAGTATTGACATTAGATGCTATCAACAGGAGCTAAGTAGATATTTAAATTATCTCTTAATTGCAGGAAAGGCACTAATACTTTTAGGTTTTACTTGTCTATGTTATTTACCTCAATgatgagacattttaaaatttgataaaatcTTAGTATTTCTAGGAAATAGGTTCTGTATAGTGAACTTGCCACCCCCTTacccccaaagaaaagaaaaggaaaaaaaaaaaaaatctaaggaaaATATGACTAAAATTTTTGTGGCTCTATGTGTAATGTAAGAGCTTAGGTTTCCATTAATCTTAATAATCTCTATTGAGGTGGTATAAATTTTCTATAtcctaatttatctatttttaattaataaagataTATATCTTAAAGTATGTATCTGAACAGTTTTCAAGTGAGCAAAACTTGCTTTTGGTTAAAGATGCTCCTCAATAGATGGCTATTTTGTTACCCTAAGGTCTTATACATCTGAAAGATAGGCTAATTTCAAAATACATCCTTTTCCTGAGTTCTTAAAATCTCAACTAATTAGGAGTCTTTAACCCTTTGATCCTTACCTGCATTTGGGACCCAATAACTGTATTATTACAGGCCAATTCAGTCTTATTAATAGTGTCTAAAATAGCAGGTTTGCCCACAAATTCCTTGTTAGAGTGTAGATGTTGTTCAAGGGCGTTCTGTACATCTGCACTGTACTGATTAGTGAAGGCTTCTTCATACTGATCAGTCCATAGTCTTATCCGATTTTCCCATCCCTCAGTTGTATTCTCATCTAAATTCTGTGCCTCAGAAGGAGAATTCTGTAGAGAACAAAGGTCAAGTAGATTAGGAGAGTCCATAAAAGGGACAGGATGGGAcaggaaggggtggggtgggggactgCCAGGCTAACCATTCAGAGAAAATTAGTTTTCACTTGGCAGTTGTGTGGCACAAGAGCAATGGCCTGGGAAGTCAGGATCTGGCTTCTATCATGGTTTTATTAGCAGTAAGCTGGGAggttcagtttccttatttataaagtgAGAAATCAATCTGGACTGCAATTCAATCCCATCACTATGATTTTATGACCATCTTTATGtcataaaaatcaaatttatcaGAAGAATGACATCAGGTTTGTAAGAAAATCTTCATAAAAATGAACAACAGTGATACTTCAAAATACTCACATTGCTTAAGTTTTCAATACTTATCAAACATCAGTATGACATTTCAAATTGGTAGTTTTACTACTATCCAGGAGTATGTTTTTGCATGTCTTATTATACAATTAATTTATGTTCACTTAAAAGCTACATGTGACCCAAATAAACAAGTAACTCATAATCTTGCCTCCCACAGAAAAAGCTATCATTCAGTATATCTTTCTAGCATGCTATTTATGACATTGCAAAACAGCCATACAATGAAGAGgtatggtgggggaggggctcgGGTAGATGCAGTGTAGGAAATGCTTATAATCTGCTACACTTCACTCGGAAAACCGTTGCCCTCTATGACAGTACAGTACTGAGGAAACATCATATCTTGGCAACATCTTCCTAAATACTTTTATATGTACTTCTGCTATACAGACACAGCTGAAGTCTGATATATGTTCTCCTCCACGGTGTTCAGGACTTAAGGTGttatcagaaaacaaaacaaacactgaTAGTGATGATTTCACACTAGTGATGACTAGAAGGAAAAGACACTAATACCAAAGCTACTTATAAATCCATGTCGACTTTAAACTTGCAAAAACAggtatacaaaaattaatatgGTTTCCACGAACAATAGAGAAAACACTTACACCCATTGTAACAatagctttttttcatttctgtcactAGTTTTGATTGACTATTGTCTACCATCCTTCCCCCAAGGAAcaggaaaatggaaggaaaaatttAATACCACTGTTTTTCACATTACTCACTAGATTCCAAAAGGATGAACAATAAACAAAAGGATCTAACAAATACCTAAGGCCAACACATTGAGAATAGAACACTGCCTGCTTGAGGTGGACAGTAGCAGCTGAGCAAAAGAAAAAGTGCAAAACTTAAGACTTTAAGGGAGCTTATAAGACTGGGGATTAGGGGTGCCCCAGTAGAATTCCCAGGTTTAAGCATCCAGTACTGATCACTAAACTTCTGACTTGTTAAACAATGTATACTGGAAGCCTGTGTCATAGTTTTAGCTATTGCTCACTAACACAACTCTTGTCTAGTCTGCTATCCTGTTCTTCTGAGTACTAGAGATGCCATCTCAGTGGGTTTAGAGCAACAGCTCTCAACCAGTGGGGATTTTGCCACCAAGAAGACTTTTGGTAATACCTGAAGTTATTTTTGATTAATATGTGGCTTTGTTGGCACTTAGTAAATGCTAAGGATGATGCTACACAGTTTACTATAATGCAAAAGACAGCTCCGATCCCTACAAGGAATTATTTGGTTCAAATGTTGTTGGTTCAAACAGTGTTGAGGTTAAAAAACCCTGGTTTAGACCAGTTTCCAGTAGAGAAATTCAACTTTAGGGTTAAAAAGCCAAATGATAGATTCTTCTCATTCTTATGCTATGGTTCCCACTCAGATCTTTGGTAAGGTTCTTAGTAACAATTAATTCCGAGTACAGAATTTATAACTCAGAATTATGATACAAGAATCAAAATAaaccattaatttttaattatttaaattttaacatgCTTATGGAGCTGTCAACATCTCAAAAACTGCAAGCAATATTTGGAGTTAACATGTAGTTTTCTGGGAAAGCCAGTCAATAGCTTTCAGAAAGTTTCAAACTTCTAGAGGCAAGTTACAATAGCTGATAAAAGAGAAAAGGGTTTAACACCTGGGATAAGGGCTATGTCTGCCCCATAAATCTATTCAAGGTCTCCTCTAAGCATCGGTCTCCTTACAGGAGAATGATCTAGCAAAGAAATAGTAACTGTGTTCCAAGACATTCCAGGATCCTGGTGGTCTTGGGCTCTAAGTCCTCTCCCATCTTTTATACAGATATTTACAAGTCTGTTTATGGGTATATGCAAGGTGAGGCCTTGTAATTTTATACAAAGTGCTACCTGtgatctttttaaatgagtcaatttggtattccacatataaatgcgTATTATATCTATATTTCCTAAGAAAGCTTATCCTCACTAAAGAGTTTAATGTTTACCCTATAATGATCAATAAGAAAGATTCTGCTTTTATATCATTTACACATCCACATATAAGAATACTAACAGAACTAAACTAGACCTTAATTCTAATTAAATACTTTGAAGCCATAAGTAATGGTTTGGGAGGTACACTATCCTACATAAGCAAATAGGTAAGGGAAGATATCAGACAGTATATTCAAATTTCCTTTGGGCAAACTCTTCATCGGCTAAAAGTTCCTTTAAATATTGCACATAATTTCTGCATTATCCAACTACTATTTGAAATCATGTCTCATAAGCTTTTACTTGATAACTAAAGAAAAGAAGTGCACTAACATCACCTGAGTCTTCTATACCAAGTAGATATGCCAGGAGAAAACAGCTCAAAAGTAAGTAATTCCAATAAGAATAATTCTTATCAACACTATTACTTTCCTACTGATGAAATTTATCCTTCCAACTGGTGATTATAGTGTACATGATGCTAGGGTGAACGCACAAGAGATCCCCTATCACTAGAAAAACCTCACTCCTGAGATGGAGGCCAATCAGATGGAGGCCAAACATCAACCTCATTTTGTTTGGCCAAATGTCAGTTACCCTGTACCCCAAGAAAAGCAGCTAATGAAAAACCAGTAAACGAAGCCTgattacagaaaggaaaaaatattttagaaaatggccAAGAAAATCCACTTTGGAGAAAGGCTCTATGAAATCTGAATGGCAACaattaaaaactaacaaaaagcAGAATCCAAGATTCCCAGACCATCAATGTCAGGAAAGAAGCTGACCAAAATGCAAGATCACAGTGAAGTAAAACACAGCATCAGAGAAGAAGACCCCTTACCTTCATCCGCAAGGACTTCCGGGATCCCTCTCGAAATGCCTATcccaaagaggaaaacaagtagaacaaaacaaaacttggtACCAAGAATGACAGTTACACCTATCTGAGACTAAAACTAAGGCAAGAACTAGTGTTCTGGTCTGTCCCCTTTACTCTAGGTaacacatacaatggaattccCCACACTATTGTCAAGAAAAGGGGTGGCATAAGGCCAGTGAACTCTGAGGCTAATAACAGTACTTTCCACTGTGAAATTAGGTAATTAACAGGGAAGAGCATGCATCACTTAAACCCTATATGCACCCCTGACactaaaagaaaaagtatataaaaatattaagtaaggCTACAGATTTACCAGTTTGaaattaagaaggaaataaagaccaATCCCCTTAATAAGGGGTGGGCAAGTCACCTAGAAGCAACAAAGTTGCTGTGATGGGGAAGAAAGAACACAAAACAGAAGAGGTTTCCTCTGGAGACTTTTTAGTTGAGAATACAGGAAAGTAACCACAACACTGAGTAAGCCTAGACCATTCAAGAGACGTTTCCTGAATTTTTGgaaacaagggaaaaaacaaTCAACCAACAACATGAACTAGGCATGTACCAGCACAAGAATTTCAGACTGGGTTTTGGGGTTGAGGAGGCAGGAGATACTTTAAGGACAGTGGAAGCCTAGACTGGAGGCAGCTGTACACATGGACTTGTGTCAGGTGGGGCTGGGATTTCATACCTGGGATGTGGGGTTGGAGTAAAAGAGACTATGTGCCAGTTGTGATGGTATGGAGTGGCAGAAAGAGGTTGATCTGTATGTGAGTAACACAGATTAGCTGATTTTCGCAAACAGAGCAGAAGTGGCCCATCAAACATCTGGATCAAATTTCTTAAGAGAACTTCGGTGTATTCTTCATCCAACATTTGGGCTATTTCAGATATATTTCTATTTAAGATACTTTTACCCTCCATACCTTGATTTTCTTCGTCTTTGGTGCTGCACGACCCTTTTCTGGACTCTTTTTCCGCTTCTTGGGTTTGGTTCTTCTAACAGTTAAGGTGATGCTTGTAGGTGTGTGCTGTGTTGCTGTATACAACACAGTGGAAGGAGAAAGCTCCTCATCCCAGCTTTCTGTTGCACTGCTATCCCCacctggaaaaaggtcagttcaCAGTTCACAGTGCATAAGAATCCTAAGTACATTAAAAAACAGCTCATTTCTTTACATCTAGCCCATACTCAGTAAGTCATTACTTCTACCTACTCTATTAGAACATAAATACCACAATCcatatgaaaacaaaattctatCTGTATCTTTCTCACTAAACATACAAATTCTATTCTCTATGTGTACTTCCCCCCTTGAATCTGGTCCCCAGGCTCCCTTGCCTTGATGTGTATGTAACACAGAAAAGGATCTGTTCTtaggtgtgtgtgtacactcacaGGGAATATTTTGATTAGTATAGGCCTAAACTCTTGATTCTGGATACAATTAATTCATAACAACAGAATTACAACGGTTTTTGAGAAGATTTCAATGACTATCCATGAAAAGAGCTGGGGACCATGGGAACTTTCAAGAGGGGTTCTTAGGATGAATATTAAAACCCAAAAATAGTATGTGTCAAAACATGGGCCTAACCCATCTTTGGCTCACCTGATATGTTGTCCTGCTTCCGCCGATGAAGTCTAATAACCTTCCCCCTGCTCATTCCCCTAAAGAGGGAAAACAAACTTAAAGTAGTCCCTCCAACAGCATGCAGCACGTCATCGCACACATGGGAGAAGTGTCTCTGCATATACTACCCCCTTCCTCCCACCTACCAAATGTTTCCAGGACATTAAATTTCATATCAAATTCAATAGCTTTAAGATCAATCTCTCATTCCTTGTTGTCAGCAATTCTCACCTAGTGCAGAGAATTCGAGCCAAGGAGCACTAAGGAATCATCTACATtaacaaacacaagaaagaaTACTTTGAGCTTTTCCCTACTAATAAGAAACCCTAATCCCAGTAACCCAGGGTTGGATTTAGATGGAACACGATCTTACCTGCACTTGTCACAGTTGAGAAGGAAGCCATCCTGAGAAAGACCACAAGGACACCAGGAAGGAACAGTCTCTCCTTCTGAGTTCGGGCTGTCTCCACAGCGTTCCTCTACGGGCGACGGCAGGCCATTCAGGTCAGAACGAGGGATGATCGTCTGGACAGGGGGAGAAGCAGGAGGTGTCGGAGGAGGAGGGGCTCCGTAATTATGATcctgaaaataagattttttaaatcaacagTGTCCAAACACTGGCCCCTCTCTCCCCTAAAGTATGGTacatatggaaagaaagaagaaagtagtACCCTTCGTTTTTTGGCTTCAACCAGGAAAGTGATAAAACAAAATGCCAAGGTCAACTGGGACATAAAAACAAGAACAATGATGCAGGGCTAGACGTCCGCTGGAGGCAGGGAAGTGCAAAAGGGGCAACTTCGTCATGCTGCATATAAACATTTCAAGAAAGTCACAATGTATAAGAATGGATTACACTCCAGGAAGATCACTGCTCTGGAGAGAAATAAATGCATACTCACAGCGTAAGGCAGTCCTCGACACCCATGCCTCTGAGTGGTCCCATAATTATGAGTGGAATACACGCTCTTCTCATTAACTGCTGGACTAGCCTCCACAGATTCAGGGCTGCACAAAGGCGAAAAGCAACGCATGATAGCATAACACCTAATCTTTCCTTAAACTAAGACTTAACTTCCCATTCTAACCCCTCCTCTTTCCACAACCACCAGCCACTAGAGTAAGAGAAAGAACTCAGTGAAACAATCTCATCAACGTAACTAAGCCTATAAATAACAGTAGGAGTGTTATTAAATGTGGATTTGTGTGTAACATGAAGCCAATATAGGCAGATGTCTCAAAGCAGGCACCTGGGATACAAGGTGTCCCTAATGACAAACACAAACGTACCAGCTGAGCAGGGAGTTTCCCCTAGAGAAGCCACTCTGGGCTGGTTTAGACTCAGAACTATTCTTCTTAATTGGCTCTCTTAATACTTCCATGAAACCTCACATGACATTTGCAGTGAGTGAGATGATGAAAGTGCCTTCTGCACTGCCCCAGGGACCAGGCCCTCTTCCATTCACTACCAAGACAGGATACCCTGAAGAAAGTACAGGTAAAAACAATGGCATCTTATATTTATCATACCTCTCATCTTGATGAACCCCCAAACACCTTCCACATATTAAGAATAATAATTTCTCATCCACCAATGACATGCAAGCATATCAAGGACACAATTATTTAATAGCTGCATGGTAATACCACAGAACTTCAAACTAATCAAAACTGCACTCAGAAGTTTATTCTAGTGATAAATAACAACAGTAGGACTAAGTACCATTCTGAATTGTCTATTATTTTCTAGGAGATTTACAGTATTAATTTGTTTACTCTGCAACTACTAAACATGGTAAAGAGCACCTTATTTTTACAGAATGTGAAGTTGAGGTGGTGAGATTATATAACTttaccaaggtcacacagtcagtcAATGTGTGACTCCAAAATCTATGCTTTTTCCACTACACCTAACTAGTTTGGAAACCAGGATAACCTTCTTCCTTTAAAGAAAATGACGTAAGATCTTAAGTAACCAGGCTTATTGAGAAGCTTGGTTAAGTATCTTTCTGTACTGACACTGAGTGGAAAATAAACTGTTTAAGCacaatttattaatataaaataattataaatgtgtTTTAAGTTAAGAAACTTAATGTAAGCCCTTATTTGATAATAACAAGATAGAGGTGGCTAAGGACAAAATTCAAGTTCTGGGGCAAAAAGAACTTAACTGATTGCTTAGGTAACTGGTTAGG
It includes:
- the SETD5 gene encoding histone-lysine N-methyltransferase SETD5 isoform X18, producing the protein MSIAIPLGVTTPDTSYSDMAAGSDPESVEASPAVNEKSVYSTHNYGTTQRHGCRGLPYADHNYGAPPPPTPPASPPVQTIIPRSDLNGLPSPVEERCGDSPNSEGETVPSWCPCGLSQDGFLLNCDKCRGMSRGKVIRLHRRKQDNISGGDSSATESWDEELSPSTVLYTATQHTPTSITLTVRRTKPKKRKKSPEKGRAAPKTKKIKNSPSEAQNLDENTTEGWENRIRLWTDQYEEAFTNQYSADVQNALEQHLHSNKEFVGKPAILDTINKTELACNNTVIGSQMQLQLGRVTRVQKHRKILRAARDLALDTLIIEYRGKVMLRQQFEVNGHFFKKPYPFVLFYSKFNGVEMCVDARTFGNDARFIRRSCTPNAEVRHMIADGMIHLCIYAVSAITKDAEVTIAFDYEYSNCNYKVDCACHKGNRNCPIQKRNPNAAEPPLPPPPSLPTIGAETRRRKARRKELEMEQQNEAPEEDNSQQPEQVPEKVTVSSDHEEIDNPEEKAEEEKEEVADDQESPAHSRRTREDRKVEAIMHAFENLEKRKKRRDQPLEQSSSDVEIAATTSEIPLGEETKTEAPEPEVSNPASNIAITSNPQSVGVNTRRSSQAGDIAAEKPVPKPPPAKPSRPRPKSRISRYRTSSAQRLKRQKQAIAQQAELSQAALDEGGNNSSVTPTEAGNVDSSGENRQLTGSDPTVVSVTGSHVNRAASKYPKTKKYLVTEWLNDKAEKQECPVECPLRITTDPTVLATTLNMLPGLIHSPLICTTPKHYIRFGSPFIPERRRRPLLPDGTFSSCKKRWIKQALEEGMTQTSSVPQETRTQHLYQSNENSNSSSICKDNADLLSPLKKWKSRYLMEQNVTKLLRPLSPVTPPPPNPGSKSPQLTTPGPSHPEEECRNGYSLMFSPVTSLTTASRCNTPLQFELCHRKDLDLTKVGYLDSNTNSCADRPSLINSSHSDLSPHPSVGPTSETGFTSRSGDGHQTLVRNSDQTFRTEFNLMYAYSPLNAMPRADGLYRGSPLVGDRKPLHLDGGYCSPAEGFPSRYEHGFLKDLSRGSMSPGGERTCEGVPSAPQNPPQRKKVSLLEYRKRKQEAKENSAGGGGDSTQSKSKSAGAGQGNSNSLSDTGAHGVQGSSARTPSSPHKKFSPSHSSMSHLEAVSPSDSRGTSSHCRPQESISSRWMVPTSVERLREGGSIPKVLRSSVRVAQKGEPSPTWESNITEKDSDPADGEGPETLSSALSKGAAVYSPSRYSYQVRQESAHLWA